Below is a genomic region from Lactobacillus sp. CBA3606.
GCTTGAGTATTATCAAGGAGGTATATTGCTAATGAGATTAGCTTTAATTACACTTGGATTGTTCGTCCAAATTAATCAATTTATACATTTGACAAATGCTAACAGCATGTGTTATTGAACTGTCTCATCTTACAACGAAAATATGGTTTCTAGAATCGGTAATTACATTATACCATTATTCACGCGTGGTGCTAGTTTATGATCAAGCAGCCATTGACGATACAATAAGAGTTCTGTTTGAACTGGTTTAAGGTACAAGACATTAGGCTTACCAGTTTTTCGATCATGAATGAACGCATTTTGTTTAATAGAACCGTCCAGATTAAAAATATCGGTCTGTTTTAAACCCATAACGTCACTCACTCGCAGTAGCGTAGCTTTACCAACTTGAAAAATCGTATAGTTACGTCGGCCAGCTTTAAAGTTATTGAGTAACGTATCTTGAACCTCTTTAAGAACGTTTGAATCTTTTATGGGTAAGACAACTTGTTGCATGTAAATGACCTCCAGTAAGAATATTTGCATTGTGTATCTACACGGGATATACTTGACTTGTAATAATAATTTAGGAGGGGAAAATATGGAACTTATTAAAGAACAAACACGCTTAGCAAAGTGGGGAAACTCGAAAGCTGCTAGAATTCCTAGCCAAATTATTAAACAACTGAAATTAGATGATAACCAAGATATGACAATAACCATTGAAAATGGATCAATTGTTTTAACACCAATAAAAAAGAACCCAACCAATATTCACGAACTATTTAAGGATTGGAAAGATGACGGGAAAAGGGATCACGAGCTTGATTGGGGAAAGTCAGAAGGTAATGAACTTCAATGGTAAGCCAAGGTGATATATTTTATGTTAACTTTAATCCAAGCCGTGGTCATGAACAGATGAATAAGCGACCAGCCATTGCTCTAAGCAATGATCTAGTCTGTCAGACAAGTAACATGACGATTGTGGCTCCAATTAGCAGTACCAAGCGTAATTTTCCAATGTATCATCGACTAACTAGTAGTCAAACGGTATATGGAAAAGTATTATTAGATCAAACCATAGCCTTAGATTTACGGGCAAGACATGTCACTGATGAAACTATTGTCGATCATGTATCGCGTGAAGAACTAGAAGAAATAATCACTTTGTACAAATTATTGTTTAGTATTGATGACAAATAGAAGAAGTCATTTCTTTAGTATTAAAGCAAATAACCCCCAAAATCTATGATATAGATTTTGGGGGTTGTTCTTTCAATGTTTTCGAGGGGTTATTTGTTAAAAATGGGCCCTTAAAAATATATAGCTTACTTGATCTTCCCATTTTCCTGGAAGATCTTTTTTGTTCGAAAATAATCCGACAAAAATTTGTTTTCTTGTTTTTCTGTGCTAAAATTAAGCCGTCTACTCGAACGTGTGTTCGAATATTGAGCAAATAATTTTTAAGGAGGTTGAATCAGAAACTGCTTACTCATTTGATAGCTTGTTCGTTGTAGGCGCTTATGGTTGCTAAACAACACAGAAAGGACGATTTATGTATGGATGAAATGGTAAAAGAAACACAAGTCTGGCTCAACAAAACTTACGGTAAAGTTTCTGGCTTTGGTAAAGTACCCGAGGACGGTAATACTGGTTGGAACACAGTTTATGGGTTAACTAGAGCCCTGCAACACGAATTAGGTATCACAGATCTAGTTGATAATTTTGGCCCTTCAACTGCCGCTAAATGGGATACTCAATTTGCTAATAAAGTTAAAACTGGCTTTAAGCACAATGTTGTTAAAATAATCCAAGGTGGCTTTTGGTGTAAGGGTATCAACCCTGAAGACTTTACCGGAGAATTTACTACTAACACGGCTGCTGCTGTCGTTGAATTAAAAAAAGACGCCGGTATCAAAGACACCAGCGCCAATGTAAACTCGGATATTATGAAAGCCTTGTTGACAATGAGCGCGTTTGTTTTAGTTCCTGGTGGGGACGCTAAAATCCGTTCAATGCAACAACAGCTTAATCATGATTATCAAGCTTACACTGGTATTTTACCATGTGATGGAATTTATCAAAGGGATACGAACACTGCTTTGATTTATGCTTTGCAGTCAGTGGAAGGTATGGATACTGGAACTGCTAATGGTTATTATGGTCCTGGTACGATCAATAAAACACCAACTGTTAATTCTGGCGCAACTGGGGCAATCGTTAAAATTATTCAATATGGTCTTTACGTTAATGGTTTCTATTCAGGCGCCTTCAATGGCCAATTTACACAAAATGTTGCCGACGGTATAGTTTCCTTTAGAAAATTCATGAAGTTGCCTCCTTATACTTCAACTGCTGACCTAACTGTGATCAAAGGCTTATTAACTAGTAATGGTAACACTAACCGATCTTCAGATGGTGTCGACATGGCTACTCAAATCACATCAGCTGCTACGGCTAAATCACTGAAAGCAGCTGGCTATAACATTATCGGCCGTTATTTGACAGGAAGCGTCGGGACTGGTGCTGATAAACGAGATAAAAATTTGACTAACACTGAAGTTAAACTGCTATTAGATGCTAACCTTAAGATTTTTCCGATTTACGAAGATGGAGGTTATGAAGAAAGTTATTTTAATAGCAAGCAAGGTTTCGCAGACGCTTCTATTGCCGTTAATACTGCACGTCAGCTTGGCCTACCAAGTGGGACAGTTATCTATTTTGCCGTTGATGTTGATATTCAAGATGGAAACATGAGTAGTACGGTTGTCCCCTATTTCGAGGGTATTACTGGTATTATAGGATCAACTGAATATAAAGCAGGTATTTATGGAACACGCAATGCGTGCTTGCATGTAAACCACTTAGTTAAGTATAGTTTTGTTGCTGATATGTCTTCTGGATGGAGCGGAAATTTAGGGTTCAAAATGCCTGAAAATTGGAGCTTTGATCAATTCAATGAATTTACTGGAGCTTCAACAGGGATTGATATGGATCAAGTTGCTGTCTCTGGTAAAGATAACGGAGTTTCTAAAGTTACCAAAGTTAATATAAATCCTAACGCTGCTTTCTTTACCCAACTGCAACAAGTAGAAGACCAGGCATATAGTTATATCAGCGGTGAAAGCTCTTCAACACCTGCTGAACAACTTGTTACCCAATTTTATAGACAATTTTCCTATTCTTCACCAAGTTGGGCACCCTTGGCCGGTGGATTAAATACTAGCTGGTTAGCATTCGCAAACTCAGCATTACATGTTTCAAAAGAAAGTGACTTCGAAACTCTTTATGATAGTACTACTGGCATAAAAATTGGCTTACCACACATGATGGCTTCTTTAAACGCACTTTTATTTTGGGGAGAACCACAGTCAGCCTCAGGAATTCAGGACCTTGGGGGCTGGTGTGGAGATCTTTTAACAAGTATAGAAGATGCTCATCTTAACCAGAAAAAATACGGCTCTTTTTATGAATCAATTACTGCATATGTAGGTAATAAAGGGCAATTTGGAAGGGAAGATTTGGTTGACGATTTGGATGCACTTAACGTTTACAGTACAATCCATTCGCAAAACAACCAAACTATATCCAAAATTATTAAAACTTATTACACCGGTAATGAAAGCTCCGTTCGCTTTAATTCTTACCTAAGTAATCGTTTTGATGATGACCTTGATTCACTACAGAACGACACATATACTCTTTTAAAAGGTGGTACAGGTTCATGGGGTGCAGCTTATAAAACCGCTTTATTGGCTTTTAAAAAGTTTAAATTACAAAAATATCCTTCTTATACTGACAGTGAAGCAAAAGACGCCGCTAAAGCTTTTCGCAAGTTAATTGAACAAAACGCATAGAAAGTAATAAGCAAAATGATAAACTATATATATTAGTTTATCATTTTACTTATTTTAGTTTTTTACTTTTATCTAAAAAATAGAAAGAGGTGCTAAATCAGCTTGTACTCATGGTTAATCGTAATATTAGTTGTTTTTTTTCTCATAACAATTGATTTTTTATATTTATGTGACCATATAAATGATACTATCATTGAAAATGGCTATTTTAAAAACATTCTTACAATTATTATTTCAATTTTATCTAGTTGGTTCATCTCCAAATATTTGGGCCCTTTTTTTCTAAATTTCACTTCAGAAGTTGGAGTTACCAATTCATTCGGCTTTATATTAATAATTGTTGCATTAATAGGCTTTTCACTCCTATTCAACGCTGCAAGGCATGACATTGTAACTAGGAAAAAAACTGTACAGCAGGCTCAAAAAAAATACTTCAGACACAATCAAGTCCTAACTTTTTCTATGGTTCATTACGTAATCGGAATAAGTAGTGTTGTAATAGTTAATAGCATTGTATATTTACCAATCTTCCTCGACTTTTTAATTCCGATTCCCAAAAGTTACCCTGGTAACGTTGAAAAAATTGAACTCCAAGAATTCATTACTTTTATTATTACTCTTGTAATGCCTTTTTTAATCATAGTTTTTACCCCCTTTTCTTTGAAAAAATTACTCTCCCATTTCAATAAATAGGGTCCATTATCTAGTATAGACCCTATATATTCATAGCCCCTTTCTGTTTGGTGTTAAAGTATTAGTCATCGATGTCATGCACTATCTTGTTTAGCTCCGTTTTGATGGAACTGGAAATATTTTCTAAATTGAAATGATTATATATTTCTTTATCCTTAAGCATCCTTTTTGTGCCTTATTTAATTTACACTCATTGTTACCCACTACCCATTCATCCTTTGTACGTATAAAGGGGTTTTGCGCACTTTACTTTAACGCGTTTTGAACATCTTCATAAGGTAAATAAAATTCAATTGTAGATTAATTTTACAATCTACCATATAACGTCTCCATCTTTTCAAAACGACTTAATTCTACGGGCTATAAATAACTTAATTTGCCAGTGTATAACGTTTCAGATTAAGCTACCACTAAGTTATAATAACGATATCGAAAGGAGATCAATCTAATGAAATATACGAAAACCAAAGCAGTATTAAATCAACTCGTTGCCGATTTGAGCCAGATGTCAATGATTATCCATCAGACGCATTGGTACATGCGTGGACCCAACTTTTTGAAGTTGCACCCCTTGATGGATGAGTTCATGGAAGAAATTGACAGCCAACTCGATGTCATTTCTGAACGGCTGATTGCGCTTGATGGCAGTCCTTACTCGACCTTAAAAGAAATGGCCGAAAACACTAAGATTCAAGACTGGCCTGGTGAATGGGACAAAACAACCCCAGAACGCCTCGCACACTTAGTTGATGGCTATCGTTACTTGGAAGACCTTTACCAACACGGCATTGAAGTATCCGATGTTGAAAAAGACTTCAGTACCCAAGATATTTTCATTGGTCTCAAAACCGCAATTGAGAAGAAAATCTGGATGATTCAGGCAGAGCTTGGGTCGGCGCCGGAAGTTGATGAATAAAATAATATTAAAAAATCGGTAGGCTTATGGTAGATTGTAAAATTAATCCGAACGCCCATTTGGATATTGGACAGCCCTAGTTCACAAAAGGTTTCGATTTTAATTCGTTCGGAATAGGTTATACTAGACAAAAGATCAGCTCCTAAAAGATGGGTTTGTGGTAAACACCATTTTAAAGGAAGCTGATCTTTTTTGTCCGAACAGCGTTCGGATTAATTTTACAATCTACCTTAAAACTAAAACTCTCCACGATAGAATTATATCATATGTTGAGAGACGTGTTCTAAGCCCTCGTTCAGTGTTGAAATGGTATAATCTATCATAGTGAACATTCAAAAACGTTAGGAGAACGATTCATGAACAACAATGAACGATTATATAAAATATCTGAAATAGCTGATATTGCAAAGGTGAACAAAACTAAAGTGTGGCGGTACATTCGTGATAATAACATTTCAGAACGTTCAATGAAAGGAAACGCGAAACTATATTCCGAACACACTAAAGACGTTATTATAAAGGCGTTTTCAAGTGAATCCGTTCACCTTGCAACTGAAACGAAAGCAGATACGTCACGAATATTGCTTGAACAAATAGACATTTTGAAGGGCGAACTTGAACGAAAGAACGATCAATTAGATAAAATGCAGTCATTACTTGACCAGCAACAACAACTCAACTTGTCTACCAACCGTCAAAATGAAAAGCTACTCGATACCACTACGAACAACACCCCTTCACAGGACGATAGGCCTCTGCAAAACGACGATACAGACGTTTTAAAACCTACCGAGGGTAATTATGAGGGGAAAGAAACTAAGACGCCTAAAAAGGGCTTATTCGGCTGGCTGAGACGTTAAAAATACCCCTTTGTCATATTATCGGCAAAGGGGTATAATACTGTTTGTAACTAAATTAAATAGACAAAAAAATTCCCTCGGGGCTAAGCCGGGGGAACACGTAAATCATTCAAGGTTATGTGTTCATTCTACCTACTATTGTAAGATTTTTCAAGTAGGTAGAGTTGAATTTTTCTGGATCACGGGGGAGCCAAGCCCCGTTACTAGAGTGGCAACATTCTAGCCAAGCCAACTAATCTTACCTTTCGGGGACTGACAGCCGGTTAGCGGAGCTAATGAAACAAGTCGACAGGTCAAGTGAGAGCCGCCGTTATAAACTCCCACT
It encodes:
- a CDS encoding AbrB/MazE/SpoVT family DNA-binding domain-containing protein, coding for MELIKEQTRLAKWGNSKAARIPSQIIKQLKLDDNQDMTITIENGSIVLTPIKKNPTNIHELFKDWKDDGKRDHELDWGKSEGNELQW
- a CDS encoding type II toxin-antitoxin system PemK/MazF family toxin, with translation MVSQGDIFYVNFNPSRGHEQMNKRPAIALSNDLVCQTSNMTIVAPISSTKRNFPMYHRLTSSQTVYGKVLLDQTIALDLRARHVTDETIVDHVSREELEEIITLYKLLFSIDDK
- a CDS encoding glycoside hydrolase domain-containing protein, which translates into the protein MDEMVKETQVWLNKTYGKVSGFGKVPEDGNTGWNTVYGLTRALQHELGITDLVDNFGPSTAAKWDTQFANKVKTGFKHNVVKIIQGGFWCKGINPEDFTGEFTTNTAAAVVELKKDAGIKDTSANVNSDIMKALLTMSAFVLVPGGDAKIRSMQQQLNHDYQAYTGILPCDGIYQRDTNTALIYALQSVEGMDTGTANGYYGPGTINKTPTVNSGATGAIVKIIQYGLYVNGFYSGAFNGQFTQNVADGIVSFRKFMKLPPYTSTADLTVIKGLLTSNGNTNRSSDGVDMATQITSAATAKSLKAAGYNIIGRYLTGSVGTGADKRDKNLTNTEVKLLLDANLKIFPIYEDGGYEESYFNSKQGFADASIAVNTARQLGLPSGTVIYFAVDVDIQDGNMSSTVVPYFEGITGIIGSTEYKAGIYGTRNACLHVNHLVKYSFVADMSSGWSGNLGFKMPENWSFDQFNEFTGASTGIDMDQVAVSGKDNGVSKVTKVNINPNAAFFTQLQQVEDQAYSYISGESSSTPAEQLVTQFYRQFSYSSPSWAPLAGGLNTSWLAFANSALHVSKESDFETLYDSTTGIKIGLPHMMASLNALLFWGEPQSASGIQDLGGWCGDLLTSIEDAHLNQKKYGSFYESITAYVGNKGQFGREDLVDDLDALNVYSTIHSQNNQTISKIIKTYYTGNESSVRFNSYLSNRFDDDLDSLQNDTYTLLKGGTGSWGAAYKTALLAFKKFKLQKYPSYTDSEAKDAAKAFRKLIEQNA
- a CDS encoding DNA starvation/stationary phase protection protein, translating into MKYTKTKAVLNQLVADLSQMSMIIHQTHWYMRGPNFLKLHPLMDEFMEEIDSQLDVISERLIALDGSPYSTLKEMAENTKIQDWPGEWDKTTPERLAHLVDGYRYLEDLYQHGIEVSDVEKDFSTQDIFIGLKTAIEKKIWMIQAELGSAPEVDE
- a CDS encoding DUF536 domain-containing protein, with amino-acid sequence MNNNERLYKISEIADIAKVNKTKVWRYIRDNNISERSMKGNAKLYSEHTKDVIIKAFSSESVHLATETKADTSRILLEQIDILKGELERKNDQLDKMQSLLDQQQQLNLSTNRQNEKLLDTTTNNTPSQDDRPLQNDDTDVLKPTEGNYEGKETKTPKKGLFGWLRR